In Flavobacterium gelatinilyticum, a genomic segment contains:
- a CDS encoding O-antigen ligase family protein has translation MIILFAVFNLVFYKKLYYTKTVLILTACIASPVILELLLFWNNDSFAKGLKAIEKSTSLMIFPLFIIGNFQRVNFLKLLQIYMLGTTLVLLFFFIRFNVLFPELMHKYLNGIHLWEMGYQFGISIGIHAPALNMHLAFVTITAFYFVIKGFKEHEELKFKILRTLIFLLSFFFVLFVNTRMALVNVFIGFLIVLFYAVNHYNFKKIALKVLPLFALLAVVLFLFVQKDPYMKEKYSSVSFAYMDKVGKLDEIDHPEVKVFNSLVTRVSIWKSAWELSLKNLPFGVGASDGKSELNKYYKETNQQFLAKYEFPTHNQFLDFLLKFGILGPLVVIFYISVIGYLGYNLKNAVILSFFVIFFTSNLIDDFLLRFDGIAFSGFWFSIFASYWMQQKSALVNGG, from the coding sequence ATGATTATACTATTTGCAGTCTTTAATTTAGTTTTTTATAAAAAGCTGTATTATACAAAAACAGTATTGATTTTGACTGCCTGTATAGCTTCTCCAGTTATATTAGAACTATTACTTTTCTGGAATAATGATTCTTTTGCAAAAGGATTAAAAGCAATAGAAAAAAGCACTTCATTAATGATTTTTCCATTGTTTATAATTGGAAATTTCCAGCGCGTAAATTTTTTAAAACTCTTACAAATCTATATGTTAGGTACAACTTTGGTTCTGCTTTTTTTCTTTATACGTTTTAATGTTTTGTTTCCTGAGTTAATGCATAAATACTTAAATGGCATTCATTTATGGGAAATGGGATATCAATTTGGAATTAGTATTGGAATTCATGCTCCGGCATTAAATATGCATTTGGCTTTTGTAACCATTACTGCTTTTTATTTCGTGATTAAAGGTTTTAAAGAACATGAAGAACTTAAATTCAAGATTCTTAGAACGTTAATTTTTTTACTTTCATTTTTCTTTGTATTATTTGTTAATACAAGAATGGCTTTAGTAAACGTTTTTATAGGTTTTTTGATTGTACTTTTTTACGCCGTTAATCATTATAATTTTAAGAAAATTGCTTTAAAAGTATTACCATTATTTGCATTGTTGGCTGTTGTTTTGTTCTTATTTGTTCAGAAAGATCCATATATGAAAGAAAAATATTCAAGTGTTAGTTTTGCCTATATGGATAAAGTAGGAAAGCTTGATGAAATCGATCATCCGGAGGTTAAAGTTTTTAATTCTTTGGTTACCAGAGTATCAATTTGGAAATCAGCCTGGGAGCTGTCTTTAAAAAACCTGCCTTTTGGCGTAGGAGCTTCTGATGGAAAATCGGAATTAAATAAATATTATAAAGAAACCAATCAGCAGTTTTTAGCTAAATATGAATTTCCAACCCATAACCAGTTTCTTGATTTTTTATTGAAATTTGGAATTCTTGGACCTCTAGTTGTAATTTTTTATATTTCTGTAATTGGATATTTGGGGTATAATCTAAAGAACGCTGTTATACTTTCGTTTTTCGTGATCTTTTTTACATCTAATTTAATTGATGATTTTTTGCTTCGTTTTGATGGAATTGCTTTCAGCGGATTCTGGTTTTCTATTTTCGCAAGTTATTGGATGCAGCAAAAATCAGCTCTTGTAAATGGCGGTTAA